In a single window of the Prochlorococcus marinus CUG1415 genome:
- a CDS encoding DUF3493 domain-containing protein: MSKIDPELKKKLLKETQAPFKGLRRILWIAFSGSALLGLLIMLSKIASGSELNTNNLLIQLGACILFPTLLFFDRNKD; the protein is encoded by the coding sequence ATGTCAAAAATAGATCCTGAATTAAAAAAGAAGTTATTAAAGGAAACACAGGCCCCTTTCAAGGGATTAAGGAGAATATTATGGATAGCTTTTAGTGGTTCGGCATTATTGGGTCTTTTAATCATGCTTTCCAAAATTGCCAGTGGAAGTGAATTAAATACAAATAACCTTTTAATACAATTGGGTGCTTGTATACTATTCCCTACTTTATTATTTTTTGATAGGAATAAAGATTAA